Proteins encoded by one window of Danaus plexippus chromosome Z, MEX_DaPlex, whole genome shotgun sequence:
- the LOC116777149 gene encoding phosphorylase b kinase gamma catalytic chain, skeletal muscle/heart isoform isoform X1: MAKEEDDDNLPDKDAAKEFYAKYEPKEIIGRGISSTVRRCVEKETGKEYAVKIIDLSQESQDGVDTHTMRDATRQEVNILRMVAGHPYIIELQDVFESETFIFLVFELCKNGELFDYLTSVVTLSEKKTRYIMRQVLEGVRSIHSHGIVHRDLKPENILLDDQLNVKITDFGFARMLQRGEKLFELCGTPGYLAPETLKANMFEDAPGYGMEVDIWACGVIMFTLLVGCPPFWHRKQMVMLRNIMEGRYSFTSPEWADISEDPKDLIRRLLVVDPAQRIALEDALTHQFFHTKLWDQDMTPLKRSLSGTSRKMSRIDQIAMSLKSGVCTPRSRLRVALLAVLSAVRLRRLPHAAARSLPLVDAETDPYSVRLLRKVIDGCAFRVYGHWVKKGEGQNRAALFENTPRTELKSLYVSNLSR, translated from the exons ATGGCCAAGGAAGAGGATGATGATAATTTGCCAGATAAAGACGCAGCGAAGGAATTCTATGCAAAATATGAACCTAAAGAAATAATTGGCAG agGAATAAGTTCAACAGTCAGAAGATGTGTGGAGAAGGAGACGGGCAAGGAATACGCTGTGAAGATCATAGACCTCAGCCAGGAGTCCCAGGATGGAGTCGACACACACACAATGAGAGATGCCACCCGTCAAGAAGTCAACATCCTGAGAATGGTGGCCGGACATCCTTATATTA TTGAACTGCAAGACGTGTTTGAATCagagacatttatatttctggTGTTTGAGTTGTGCAAGAACGGAGAGTTGTTTGACTACCTCACATCAGTTGTCACCTTGTCGGAGAAGAAAACACGGTACATCATGAG ACAGGTGCTGGAAGGTGTCCGTTCCATCCACAGTCACGGGATCGTCCACAGAGACCTCAAACCTGAGAACATACTGCTTGATGATCAGCTCAATGTTAAGATCACGGACTTTGGCTTTGCTAGGATGCTGCAGAGAGGGGAAAAATTATTTG AGCTGTGCGGGACTCCTGGCTACCTCGCACCTGAAACATTGAAGGCCAACATGTTTGAAGACGCCCCGGGCTACGGCATGGAAGTTGACAT ATGGGCCTGCGGCGTCATAATGTTCACTTT ACTGGTGGGCTGTCCGCCGTTCTGGCATCGGAAGCAGATGGTGATGTTGAGGAACATTATGGAGGGAAGATACTCCTTCACCAGCCCCGAGTGGGCTGACATATCAG AGGATCCCAAGGACCTGATCCGCCGCCTGCTGGTCGTGGACCCCGCTCAGAGGATCGCCCTCGAGGACGCGCTCACTCATCAGTTCTTCCACACTAAA CTTTGGGACCAGGACATGACCCCGTTGAAGAGGTCCTTGTCAGGTACCAGCAGGAAAATGTCCAGGATCGACCAGATCGCCATG TCATTGAAGTCAGGGGTGTGCACTCCTCGGTCTCGTCTCCGCGTGGCCCTGCTGGCGGTGCTGTCCGCCGTTCGTCTCCGTCGTCTACCGCACGCGGCCGCACGGTCACTGCCGCTGGTCGACGCCGAGACCGACCCGTACAGCGTCCGGCTGCTCAGAAAG GTAATAGACGGCTGTGCGTTCCGCGTGTACGGACACTGGGTGAAGAAGGGCGAGGGGCAGAACAGAGCGGCCTTGTTCGAGAACACGCCGCGGACCGAGCTGAAGAGCTTGTATGTCAGTAACCTGAGCCGATGA
- the LOC116777149 gene encoding phosphorylase b kinase gamma catalytic chain, liver/testis isoform isoform X2, producing the protein MAKEEDDDNLPDKDAAKEFYAKYEPKEIIGRGISSTVRRCVEKETGKEYAVKIIDLSQESQDGVDTHTMRDATRQEVNILRMVAGHPYIIELQDVFESETFIFLVFELCKNGELFDYLTSVVTLSEKKTRYIMRQVLEGVRSIHSHGIVHRDLKPENILLDDQLNVKITDFGFARMLQRGEKLFELCGTPGYLAPETLKANMFEDAPGYGMEVDIWACGVIMFTLLVGCPPFWHRKQMVMLRNIMEGRYSFTSPEWADISEDPKDLIRRLLVVDPAQRIALEDALTHQFFHTKSLKSGVCTPRSRLRVALLAVLSAVRLRRLPHAAARSLPLVDAETDPYSVRLLRKVIDGCAFRVYGHWVKKGEGQNRAALFENTPRTELKSLYVSNLSR; encoded by the exons ATGGCCAAGGAAGAGGATGATGATAATTTGCCAGATAAAGACGCAGCGAAGGAATTCTATGCAAAATATGAACCTAAAGAAATAATTGGCAG agGAATAAGTTCAACAGTCAGAAGATGTGTGGAGAAGGAGACGGGCAAGGAATACGCTGTGAAGATCATAGACCTCAGCCAGGAGTCCCAGGATGGAGTCGACACACACACAATGAGAGATGCCACCCGTCAAGAAGTCAACATCCTGAGAATGGTGGCCGGACATCCTTATATTA TTGAACTGCAAGACGTGTTTGAATCagagacatttatatttctggTGTTTGAGTTGTGCAAGAACGGAGAGTTGTTTGACTACCTCACATCAGTTGTCACCTTGTCGGAGAAGAAAACACGGTACATCATGAG ACAGGTGCTGGAAGGTGTCCGTTCCATCCACAGTCACGGGATCGTCCACAGAGACCTCAAACCTGAGAACATACTGCTTGATGATCAGCTCAATGTTAAGATCACGGACTTTGGCTTTGCTAGGATGCTGCAGAGAGGGGAAAAATTATTTG AGCTGTGCGGGACTCCTGGCTACCTCGCACCTGAAACATTGAAGGCCAACATGTTTGAAGACGCCCCGGGCTACGGCATGGAAGTTGACAT ATGGGCCTGCGGCGTCATAATGTTCACTTT ACTGGTGGGCTGTCCGCCGTTCTGGCATCGGAAGCAGATGGTGATGTTGAGGAACATTATGGAGGGAAGATACTCCTTCACCAGCCCCGAGTGGGCTGACATATCAG AGGATCCCAAGGACCTGATCCGCCGCCTGCTGGTCGTGGACCCCGCTCAGAGGATCGCCCTCGAGGACGCGCTCACTCATCAGTTCTTCCACACTAAA TCATTGAAGTCAGGGGTGTGCACTCCTCGGTCTCGTCTCCGCGTGGCCCTGCTGGCGGTGCTGTCCGCCGTTCGTCTCCGTCGTCTACCGCACGCGGCCGCACGGTCACTGCCGCTGGTCGACGCCGAGACCGACCCGTACAGCGTCCGGCTGCTCAGAAAG GTAATAGACGGCTGTGCGTTCCGCGTGTACGGACACTGGGTGAAGAAGGGCGAGGGGCAGAACAGAGCGGCCTTGTTCGAGAACACGCCGCGGACCGAGCTGAAGAGCTTGTATGTCAGTAACCTGAGCCGATGA
- the LOC116777153 gene encoding uncharacterized protein LOC116777153: protein MECVLFIILQVLYLYREERHIGDEDHNKSSLNRMRVRMATAAAALPSHLHVPHPRPSPAARCTATRVDQLTEDRPPPGRGDVTTTRHNHETTLGRNKEHSPAKGRGASGYAEFLCLRGAGRAQGRGRRATGAGRRSLTGPETPLLQFDEASRLQQRVEEAHGGGRQAGSGRRHGPRGPGAPAVTPRLAAGHAPAGDSRGRASRRPIPSLRAHHVAFISTNQSGRLLNAIDARVAGKACDAARFVYCLYCVICSCTL, encoded by the exons ATGGAGTGTGTTCTGTTCATCATACTACAGGTATTGTACTTGTACCGGGAGGAGAGACATATTGGTGATGAAGATCACAACAAGAGTAGTCTG AACAGGATGCGCGTGCGCATGGCGACCGCGGCCGCCGCCCTCCCCTCACACCTCCACGTACCTCACCCTCGCCCCTCACCCGCGGCCCGCTGCACGGCGACACGAGTCGATCAGCTGACCGAAGACCGTCCACCACCGGGGAGAGGTGACGTCACCACCACTCGACACAACCACGAAACGACACTAGGAAGGAACAAGGAACATTCGCCAGCCAAGGGACGAGGGGCGAGCGGGTACGCGGAGTTCCTTTGTTTACGTGGGGCGGGGCGGGCTCAAGGTCGAGGGCGGCGGGCGACGGGCGCGGGCCGGCGCTCACTTACCGGCCCGGAGACGCCGCTCCTGCAATTCGATGAAGCGAGCCGCCTCCAGCAGCGTGTCGAGGAGGCTCATGGCGGCGGACGGCAGGCGGGTAGCGGCAGGCGGCACGGCCCGCGCGGTCCAGGCGCGCCCGCTGTCACGCCGCGACTGGCGGCCGGCCACGCGCCCGCCGGCGACTCACGTGGCCGAGCCTCGCGGCGACCAATCCCCAGCCTGCGCGCGCATCACGTGGCCTTCATATCAACGAATCAGAGCGGCCGGTTGTTGAATGCGATCGATGCGCGGGTAGCGGGGAAGGCTTGTGACGCGGCGCGCTTTGTTTATTGTCTGTACTGTGTAATCTGTTCCTGTACTCTGTAG